The genomic interval GCTGAATCGCCCGGGAAAGCAGCCCTTTGGCGTGAATCCGCTGCGGCAGCCCGTCGAGATCAATGTATTCCGCGTCCACTTCATACCAGCGTTCCACATTGGCAAAAATGTCCGGGAAACTCAGACAGCCCTCCGGCCCCACCTGCACGGTTTCGGAATGGCCGACAATTTTCGGATTAATAAATACGAGCGGCATTTCAATTCCGGGATTCTCCCGCTCGCCATCTTCGCCGACATCGCCGTCCGGCGGAATATCCACCACAAACATACGTTCCGTCCGGCCAACCTGTTCAGCGGCCAGACCAACACCCTGTTCAGCATACATCGTCTCCAGCATCTCTTTCGCCAGCGCACGGATATCGTCATTAACCATCATCACTTCAACGGCCTTCTGACGCAGAATCGGATTTCCATAGGTACAAATCGGTAAGCTCATAGGCGCTAGGTTTTCCGTGAGAAGTCCGCTATTGTCAATCGAATTTAGAAAACACAAATACCTATGTTAAACGAGATCCTTTTTATCGCCTTTAATGCCCGCTATGCCCATACGGCCTTCGGAGCACGCTATCTCCTCGCCAATATGGGCGACCTGCGGCCCCGCTCCGGCCTCCTTGAATTTGATCTTCAGGTGCAGCCCCGCGTTGCCCTGGAAAAGATTCTCAGCCGTCAGCCGAAAATCGTCCTCATCGGCTGCTATATCTGGAATATCGACCTCGTCACCCGGATTGCCGCTCTGCTCAAAGCGGTTCGTCCGGATATCCACCTCATTCTCGGCGGGCCCGAAATCTCCTACGAAACCGAACAGCAGGAGGTTTTTCACTACGCCGATCACGTGATCTGCGGCGAGGGCGAAGTTGAACTCCCGAAACTCTGTCGCGAACTGCTGGAGCGCCAGGCTGCCGGCGACGCGCCCCCCCTGCCCCGTAAAATCATTCATGCGGAACCCGTCGATGTTTCACAGATTGAACTGCCTTACGATCTCTATTCCGATGAAGACATCAAACACCGGGCCATTTACGTGGAAGCCTCGCGCGGCTGTCCGTTTCGTTGTGAATACTGCATGTCGTCGCTCGATCCCTGTGTCCGCTATTTCCCCGAAGAAAAACTGTTTTCAGCCTTTGGAAAACTGCTCGACCGCGGCGCACTGATCTTTAAATTTGTCGACCGATCCTTCAATATCGACATCCGCTTTGCCCTCAAAGTCCTCGATTTTTTCAGAGCCCGTTATCAACCCGGTATGATGCTGCACTTCGAAATCATTCCCTCCCACCTGCCGGACGAACTGATGGATGCGGTAAAAACCTGTCCCCCCGGCATGCTCCAGTTTGAAATCGGCATACAGACCTTTAATGAAGCGGTTGCCCATCGAATTCAGCGCCCGCTCGATATCGAAAAAATAGAAAACAACATGCGCCGCCTGCGCCGGAAAACCGGCGTGCATATTCATGCCGACC from Verrucomicrobia bacterium S94 carries:
- the def gene encoding peptide deformylase — protein: MSLPICTYGNPILRQKAVEVMMVNDDIRALAKEMLETMYAEQGVGLAAEQVGRTERMFVVDIPPDGDVGEDGERENPGIEMPLVFINPKIVGHSETVQVGPEGCLSFPDIFANVERWYEVDAEYIDLDGLPQRIHAKGLLSRAIQHELDHLDGVLLVDRMSHVKKVAMGGKLKRLVKETKKKLG
- a CDS encoding DUF4080 domain-containing protein, yielding MLNEILFIAFNARYAHTAFGARYLLANMGDLRPRSGLLEFDLQVQPRVALEKILSRQPKIVLIGCYIWNIDLVTRIAALLKAVRPDIHLILGGPEISYETEQQEVFHYADHVICGEGEVELPKLCRELLERQAAGDAPPLPRKIIHAEPVDVSQIELPYDLYSDEDIKHRAIYVEASRGCPFRCEYCMSSLDPCVRYFPEEKLFSAFGKLLDRGALIFKFVDRSFNIDIRFALKVLDFFRARYQPGMMLHFEIIPSHLPDELMDAVKTCPPGMLQFEIGIQTFNEAVAHRIQRPLDIEKIENNMRRLRRKTGVHIHADLIAGLPGEDLESFEHGFNRLLALNPQEIQLGILKRLRGAPIDRHSKNWNMIYNPHAPYDILSTAQIRFEDMQRLSRFARYWNLIVNNGQFIETAPLLWTGGRRAACDTAPNVPQAARLLPVNGNSPFAAFMHFSDWLYAQTNTTGNLHVIRLAKLLMNYLTVEKGLAEKDVAKALWNDYRSGNRPDVPGFLKKFGFEKRDTAKVKPFIAMARQRRHLKE